From Anopheles merus strain MAF unplaced genomic scaffold, AmerM5.1 LNR4000016, whole genome shotgun sequence, a single genomic window includes:
- the LOC121601007 gene encoding uncharacterized protein LOC121601007, producing MNVNQSGSGPGTASGQRSKSVQQSGPGPATISVMEPISRRVPVSVLAPVSGRALASGQAPVSGRASGSGLASGSGLASGAGLASGSGLASGARLASGSGREPRKYMREDVELCLRMANAVEKQNIIYNKKSPHYKNRDRQNDAWMCVAEEVGLTMAEAKKMWHNMVAKYRSYRSKVRQSMQTGSAYAEVYRPRWPAWEALSFMNDASEDAEHADTLDEEDEGLALNSLVTTGSAVARSRILADHSYIEYDPPCSLSPDPPKLFPPNPSVQANLFSPSQPPTSINQSVILHPPEILPSPSQVSFPHQVSRPSQASPIQNLSHPRQGRRRRRTPSDEGLRMSEALTRVAEATMANANSSENVFGRWVAEFLTRFTPEEQRVVTSRIQRTMLDAEEFVLANRANRRDGDQP from the exons atgAATGTAAATCAGAGCGGATCAGGACCGGGAACGGCTTCAGGACAGCGATCGAAATCGGTACAGCAATCGGGACCTGGACCAGCAACGATATCAGTAATGGAACCGATATCACGACGGGTACCGGTATCAGTACTGGCACCGGTATCAGGACGGGCACTGGCATCAGGACAGGCACCGGTATCAGGACGGGCTTCGGGATCAGGCCTGGCATCGGGATCAGGACTGGCTTCGGGAGCAGGCCTGGCATCGGGATCAGGACTGGCTTCGGGAGCAAGACTGGCTTCGGGATCAGGACGGGAACCGCGTAAATATATGCGAGAG GACGTGGAGCTCTGCTTGCGGATGGCTAATGCggtagaaaaacaaaacatcatctACAATAAAAAATCTCCGCATTATAAAAACCGAGACCGTCAAAATGATGCATGGATGTGTGTCGCAGAAGAGGTCGGGTTGACCATGGCAGAGGCCAAAAAAATGTGGCACAACATGGTGGCCAAATATCGGTCATACCGATCCAAAGTGCGCCAGAGTATGCAGACCGGGTCag CCTACGCCGAAGTTTATCGCCCGCGATGGCCAGCCTGGGAGGCTTTGTCGTTTATGAACGATGCGTCGGAGGACGCTGAACATGCAGACACG cttGACGAGGAAGATGAGGGCCTCGCTCTGAACTCCCTCGTCACAACGGGTTCGGCCGTTGCACGATCCCGAATCCTTGCCGATCACTCATACATTGAGTATGATCCACCTTGTTCCCTTAGTCCCGACCCTCCAAAACTTTTTCCACCCAATCCTTCAGTCCAAGCGAACCTCTTCAGTCCCAGCCAACCTCCAACCTCCATCAACCAATCCGTCATCCTACACCCTCCCGAAATTCTCCCCTCCCCTTCTCAGGTATCCTTTCCTCATCAAGTCTCCCGTCCTTCCCAAGCCTCTCCCATCCAAAACCTGTCCCATCCTCGGCAAGGACGGCGTCGTCGACGAACCCCTAGCGACGAGGGGCTTCGTATGAGCGAGGCCCTCACACGCGTGGCGGAAGCCACGATGGCCAATGCAAACTCCTCGGAGAATGTGTTTGGCCGCTGGGTCGCTGAATTCCTGACGAGGTTCACGCCAGAGGAACAGCGTGTTGTGACCTCAAGGATTCAGCGAACCATGCTAGATGCCGAGGAGTTTGTGTTGGCCAACCGGGCCAACCGTCGCGATGGGGATCAGCCATGA
- the LOC121601009 gene encoding uncharacterized protein LOC121601009, which yields MNTNMRDAITTQERLLILLHYLATGHTFSSLQFLFRVSRSSISRIVKETSLCLNKVLRSYLKLPSTKQQWLEVSQRFEQRWNFPHAIGAMDGKHVKIRAPAHSGSDYYNYKNFFSIVLLVIVDADYNFLFADAGGKGGISGGGILRNSRLFQKLENKLLNIPDPEPLRVPYRVPVPYFLLGDKAFAYTDYCIRPFGGIHSPGSYQRIFNYRHSRARMPVENALGIVTNKFEVLSGPIRLPPDLAKHVVLTPLYLHNFLRKSASRHIYSPPSSFDRVVNGNLVPGDWRANEGLEGLQGVSSRAPDRLLNIRTHVALDFKHNYNHYG from the exons ATGAATACGAATATGCGCGATGCCATCACCACTCAAGAAAGATTGCTAATATTGCTTCACTACTTAGCTACAGGCCATACCTTCAGTAGCTTGCAATTTTTATTTCGG gtGTCTCGTTCTTCGATTAGCAGAATTGTGAAAGAGACGAGTCTTTGCCTAAATAAAGTGTTACGTTCCTATTTGAAG CTACCGTCCACTAAACAACAATGGCTGGAGGTATCACAAAGGTTTGAGCAGCGTTGGAACTTCCCCCATGCCATTGGTGCGATGGACGGAAAGCATGTCAAAATCCGCGCTCCTGCACACAGTGGATCCGATTACTACAATTACAAAAACTTTTTTAGTATTGTGCTTCTAGTAATAGTGGACGCTGACTACAATTTTCTGTTCGCGGATGCGGGAGGAAAAGGAGGCATTTCGGGTGGAGGAATACTTCGAAACAGTCGATTGTTTCAAAAACTGGAAAACAAGTTGTTGAATATACCTGATCCAGAGCCTTTGCGAGTACCATATAGAGTTCCAGTACCGTACTTCTTGCTAGGAGACAAGGCTTTCGCCTATACCGATTACTGCATCCGTCCATTTGGTGGAATCCATTCACCTGGAAGTTATCAGCGCATTTTCAACTATAGACATTCCCGAGCTCGAATGCCCGTTGAAAATGCGCTGGGAATTGTGACAAACAAATTCGAAGTATTAAGTGGACCAATACGTCTTCCACCGGATTTAGCAAAACACGTTGTTTTAACGCCATTATATTTACACAATTTCTTGCGTAAAAGTGCTTCAAGGCATATCTACTCGCCACCATCTTCATTCGACAGAGTCGTTAACGGAAACTTGGTACCTGGCGATTGGAGAGCCAATGAAGGGTTAGAAGGTCTGCAAGGTGTTTCGTCAAGAGCACCTGATCGATTGTTGAATATTCGAACGCATGTGGCACTAGACTTCAAACATAATTATAATCATTATGGTTGA